One genomic segment of Streptomyces sp. RerS4 includes these proteins:
- a CDS encoding tetratricopeptide repeat protein → MDEPAEIGRRVQRLRTERGLTQRQLAEPAYTPAYVSTLEAGKVRPSENALRFLAGRLGTSYEELTTGRPPRLATELRLALTDAHRTLATGPATRAAARYRELLAEAERLELVDERVEALLGLGDCALETGELTAAAGHFEAAEALLAGEPLPRRARPIRGRAVAHLLAGELRYACYLLESTIDALNAAGLGDPEALVLLYAAVIGPYIDMGAHARAAHAAELALALAPEVGDPALVAGMHRQVARTFLAQGRIADADASLAKAQEAYRRLRLGTDLAHCHWMRGYVQAQHGELASAERELRLAREMLRARRAVLYTAQVEVELADVLRRLGRYAEAGELVSGLLEPGAGAAGPGAVHAGGAHRLLGLIAQERGDVEGAEEHYVRALALLERSGAGGDLADVCRLLGDLLRRTGRVEAALDAYRTGLGHRAAPGTTTLGPAPAAPAFRPPVTPCTTPLPVPR, encoded by the coding sequence ATGGACGAACCGGCCGAGATCGGCCGCCGTGTGCAGCGGCTGCGCACCGAACGCGGGCTCACCCAACGGCAGTTGGCCGAGCCTGCCTACACGCCGGCCTACGTGTCGACCCTGGAGGCGGGCAAGGTGCGCCCGTCCGAGAACGCCCTGCGCTTCCTCGCGGGGCGGCTCGGTACCTCGTACGAGGAGCTGACCACCGGCCGCCCGCCGCGTCTGGCCACCGAGTTGCGGCTCGCCCTGACGGACGCCCACCGCACCCTCGCGACCGGCCCGGCGACGCGGGCCGCCGCCCGCTACCGGGAGCTGCTCGCCGAGGCGGAGCGGCTGGAGCTCGTGGACGAGCGGGTCGAGGCGCTGCTCGGGCTCGGCGACTGCGCCCTGGAGACCGGGGAACTGACGGCGGCGGCCGGGCACTTCGAGGCGGCGGAGGCGCTGTTGGCCGGCGAGCCGCTGCCGCGCCGGGCCCGGCCGATCCGGGGCCGGGCCGTGGCCCACCTGCTCGCCGGTGAGCTCCGCTACGCCTGCTACCTCCTGGAATCGACCATCGACGCCCTCAACGCGGCCGGCCTGGGCGATCCGGAGGCGTTGGTGCTGCTGTACGCGGCGGTCATCGGCCCGTACATCGACATGGGCGCGCACGCCCGCGCCGCGCACGCCGCCGAGTTGGCGTTGGCGCTGGCCCCCGAGGTCGGGGATCCGGCGCTGGTGGCGGGGATGCACCGGCAGGTGGCACGGACGTTCCTGGCCCAGGGGCGGATCGCGGACGCCGACGCCTCGCTGGCGAAGGCGCAGGAGGCCTACCGGCGGCTGCGGCTGGGCACCGACCTGGCGCACTGTCACTGGATGCGCGGGTACGTGCAGGCTCAGCACGGCGAACTGGCATCGGCCGAGCGGGAGTTGCGGTTGGCCCGGGAGATGCTGCGGGCGCGGCGGGCCGTGCTGTACACGGCGCAGGTGGAGGTGGAGCTGGCGGACGTGCTGCGCCGGCTGGGTCGGTACGCGGAGGCCGGCGAGCTGGTGTCGGGCCTGCTGGAGCCGGGCGCGGGCGCGGCCGGTCCGGGCGCCGTGCACGCGGGCGGCGCGCACCGGCTGCTCGGGCTGATCGCGCAGGAGCGCGGGGACGTGGAGGGCGCCGAGGAGCACTACGTACGGGCGTTGGCCCTGCTGGAGCGCAGCGGCGCGGGCGGTGACCTCGCGGACGTGTGCCGGCTGCTGGGCGATCTGCTGCGCCGGACGGGCCGCGTGGAGGCGGCCCTCGACGCCTACCGGACGGGTCTGGGGCATCGGGCGGCGCCGGGTACGACCACCCTGGGACCGGCTCCGGCGGCCCCGGCGTTCCGGCCGCCCGTGACCCCGTGCACGACACCGCTCCCGGTGCCGCGCTGA
- a CDS encoding M64 family metallopeptidase yields MCGGLDAFNHSTGRRAGTAAARGARGRLRVRRAVGRHRPAPAAVADPPRRDGVTVEIPGPEHGREAGSGHVSVPAAGRATPARRLTGAAGAADGAVTAMVDNGPSADRLDVVVVGDGYTADELEKFHADARAKWDEVTAVEPYTTYRALFNVWTVDAVSAQSGVSGDPGPDTVRDTALGTYFWCEDIERLLCVDQTKVDAYVARAPEADLVLVLANSAKYGGAGYNEPSATLGYEGISTASAGHPKAGQVAIHETGHSLGKLADEYAYPGVPAYEKYTGPEPADTNISTLDAAAMADRRTKWYRWLGETSPDGGTVGAYEGGGYYVTGLRRPTDNSLMRILGKPFNLPGVEAMIAGFHRHANLVTALTPTDRVLGPRHTAKAAVPHLVGSRPPVVRWYLDGRELKRFEGRTEVRVADLWLFDLRSHRLSVTAEDPTQSVRDPAVARTLSSTVTWNVRL; encoded by the coding sequence GTGTGTGGAGGACTTGATGCGTTCAACCATTCGACCGGCCGCCGGGCGGGGACGGCGGCGGCGCGCGGCGCTCGCGGCCGTCTGCGCGTCCGCCGCGCTGTGGGCCGCCACCGCCCCGCGCCCGCCGCCGTGGCCGACCCGCCCCGGCGGGACGGGGTCACCGTCGAGATACCTGGGCCGGAGCACGGCCGCGAGGCCGGCTCCGGCCACGTCAGCGTCCCCGCCGCCGGCCGGGCGACGCCGGCCCGGCGCCTCACCGGGGCGGCCGGCGCGGCCGACGGCGCCGTCACCGCGATGGTCGACAATGGCCCCAGCGCGGACCGCCTGGACGTCGTGGTCGTCGGCGACGGCTACACCGCCGACGAGTTGGAGAAGTTCCACGCCGACGCGCGCGCGAAGTGGGACGAGGTCACGGCCGTCGAGCCGTACACCACCTACCGCGCGCTCTTCAACGTGTGGACCGTGGACGCCGTCTCCGCCCAGTCCGGGGTCTCCGGCGACCCCGGCCCCGACACCGTCCGCGACACCGCACTCGGTACGTACTTCTGGTGCGAGGACATCGAGCGGCTGCTCTGCGTCGACCAGACCAAGGTGGACGCCTACGTGGCCCGCGCCCCCGAGGCCGACCTCGTCCTCGTCCTCGCCAACAGCGCCAAGTACGGCGGCGCCGGCTACAACGAGCCCAGCGCCACCCTCGGCTACGAGGGCATCTCCACCGCCTCCGCCGGACACCCCAAGGCCGGCCAGGTCGCCATCCACGAGACCGGACACTCCCTCGGCAAGCTCGCCGACGAGTACGCCTACCCCGGCGTCCCCGCGTACGAGAAGTACACCGGCCCCGAGCCCGCCGACACCAACATCTCCACCCTGGACGCCGCCGCGATGGCCGACCGACGGACCAAGTGGTACCGCTGGCTGGGCGAAACCTCCCCCGACGGCGGCACGGTCGGCGCGTACGAGGGCGGCGGCTACTACGTCACCGGGCTCCGCCGCCCGACCGACAACTCGCTGATGCGGATCCTCGGCAAACCGTTCAACCTGCCCGGCGTCGAGGCGATGATCGCGGGCTTCCACCGGCACGCGAACCTCGTCACCGCGCTCACCCCCACCGACCGGGTACTGGGCCCGCGCCACACCGCGAAGGCGGCCGTCCCCCACCTGGTCGGCAGCCGGCCACCGGTCGTCCGCTGGTACCTCGATGGACGGGAACTGAAGCGCTTCGAGGGGCGCACGGAGGTACGCGTGGCGGACCTGTGGCTGTTCGACCTCCGCTCCCACCGCCTGTCGGTGACCGCCGAGGACCCCACCCAGTCGGTCCGCGACCCCGCCGTCGCCCGCACCCTCAGCTCCACCGTGACCTGGAACGTCCGCCTGTAG
- a CDS encoding carboxylesterase family protein: MPDPRPTRRRPTRRRRPGLPAVPLAVLPLAALLLVAGSGPSATSAEGPATARPLVMTTEGPVRGRAHGGHDTFDGIPYAAPPTGALRWRPPRPAPRRTGVLDAGAPRAHCPQLPAIGPGGPSGAEDCLFLNVTAPTGPGRGRPVMVWFHGGGFRLGSGHLYRPDPLAVRGDVVVVTVNYRLGILGFLGHPELGGAPDFGFADQQAALRWVRANAARFGGDPQRVTVFGNSAGGLSVCAHLTSPGSAGLFARAIVQSGSCSTTIAPHALLPTVGAYEPFVPQARTVADGVAAAEALGCGGRPAGTVLDCLRALPTDRLVTPALMERFSALAYGNTVLPVEPRRAIAEGRFHRVPVMQGSTRDEMRLFVAQTLGAHPVGDARAYRERVRASFGEATPAIEAAYPPAAFPTAALAWAAVLSDASFVCPTLRDSRAQAKYVPTYGYLFSDADAPNVTGLPEPAGFPYGAAHGFELPSLFAGATLTPPQQALSARMVRYWTHFARTGTPNSPGSPPWPRLTSSENSPVLNLAPGPDAIRPLDPGPAHHCALWDALLPPEPVRDVRPYAAGR; the protein is encoded by the coding sequence GTGCCGGACCCCCGCCCCACCCGTCGCCGCCCCACCCGTCGCCGGCGCCCCGGGCTGCCGGCCGTTCCCCTGGCCGTACTCCCCCTGGCCGCGCTCCTCCTCGTCGCCGGCTCCGGACCCTCCGCCACCTCGGCCGAGGGCCCCGCGACGGCCCGCCCCCTGGTGATGACCACCGAGGGGCCGGTACGGGGCCGCGCGCACGGTGGCCACGACACGTTCGACGGCATCCCGTACGCCGCCCCGCCGACCGGCGCGCTGCGCTGGCGCCCGCCCCGACCGGCCCCGCGCCGTACGGGCGTGCTCGACGCCGGGGCGCCCCGCGCGCACTGCCCACAGCTCCCGGCGATCGGGCCGGGTGGGCCGAGCGGCGCGGAGGACTGCCTGTTCCTGAACGTCACCGCCCCCACCGGACCCGGGCGCGGCCGCCCGGTCATGGTGTGGTTCCACGGCGGTGGTTTCCGCCTCGGCTCGGGGCACCTCTACCGGCCCGATCCACTGGCCGTGCGCGGTGACGTGGTGGTGGTCACCGTCAACTACCGGCTCGGGATCCTCGGGTTCCTCGGCCACCCGGAGCTGGGCGGCGCGCCCGACTTCGGGTTCGCCGACCAGCAGGCGGCCCTGCGCTGGGTTCGGGCCAACGCGGCACGGTTCGGGGGCGATCCGCAGCGGGTCACCGTGTTCGGGAACTCGGCCGGCGGGCTCAGCGTCTGCGCGCACCTGACCTCCCCCGGCTCCGCCGGCCTGTTCGCGCGGGCGATCGTGCAGAGCGGCTCCTGCTCGACCACGATCGCCCCGCACGCGCTGCTGCCGACGGTCGGGGCGTACGAGCCCTTCGTGCCGCAGGCGCGGACGGTCGCGGACGGGGTGGCGGCGGCGGAGGCGCTCGGCTGCGGGGGACGACCGGCCGGGACGGTGCTCGACTGCCTGCGCGCCCTGCCGACGGACCGACTGGTGACGCCCGCGCTGATGGAGCGCTTTTCCGCGCTCGCCTACGGCAACACCGTGCTCCCCGTCGAGCCGCGTCGGGCGATCGCCGAGGGCCGCTTCCACCGGGTGCCGGTGATGCAGGGCTCGACGCGGGACGAGATGCGACTGTTCGTCGCGCAGACCCTGGGCGCCCACCCGGTGGGCGACGCGCGGGCCTACCGGGAGCGCGTGCGGGCCTCCTTCGGGGAGGCGACGCCGGCCATCGAGGCGGCCTATCCGCCGGCCGCGTTCCCGACGGCCGCGCTCGCCTGGGCCGCCGTGCTGTCGGACGCCTCCTTCGTCTGCCCCACCCTGCGCGACAGCAGGGCGCAGGCCAAGTACGTCCCCACGTACGGCTACCTCTTCAGCGACGCCGACGCGCCGAACGTGACAGGCCTGCCGGAGCCGGCCGGCTTCCCGTACGGGGCCGCGCACGGCTTCGAACTGCCGTCCCTGTTCGCGGGAGCCACCCTGACGCCGCCCCAACAGGCCCTGTCGGCGCGGATGGTGCGGTACTGGACGCACTTCGCCCGCACCGGCACCCCGAACAGCCCGGGAAGCCCGCCGTGGCCCCGGCTCACCTCCTCCGAAAACAGCCCCGTCCTGAACCTGGCCCCGGGCCCGGACGCGATCCGCCCCCTGGACCCGGGCCCGGCCCACCACTGCGCCCTGTGGGACGCGCTGCTCCCGCCCGAGCCGGTGCGGGACGTCCGGCCGTACGCGGCCGGACGGTGA
- a CDS encoding NAD(P)/FAD-dependent oxidoreductase, translating into MIDLIVAGGGPAGLATAIHGALAGLEVVVVEPRRTPIDKACGEGLMPGAVRRLEELGVPVTGRPFHGIGYVDGATGRRAEALFRSGPGRGTRRTDLQAALAGRAAELGVRVVERRVGEVVQNEKRVAAAGLSARWLVAADGLHSPLRRSLGLGVPAAPGRPARYGLRRHYAVAPWSDLVEVHWSPGCEAYVTPVGPDRIGVAVLTSWQEPFDAQLARFPLLAARLPAPGPGATVRGAGPLWQRARTRVAGRVLFVGDAAGYVDALTGEGLTLALSAAGELVRCLRAGRPQEYERAWRRLSRDYRALTTSLLWARRRPALARRIVPLAARLPGVFSGAVNLLAR; encoded by the coding sequence GTGATCGATCTGATCGTCGCCGGTGGCGGCCCGGCGGGCCTGGCGACCGCGATCCACGGGGCGCTCGCCGGGCTGGAGGTGGTGGTGGTCGAGCCGCGCCGGACGCCGATCGACAAGGCCTGCGGTGAGGGACTGATGCCGGGGGCGGTGCGCCGGCTGGAGGAGCTGGGCGTGCCGGTGACGGGCCGTCCGTTCCACGGGATCGGCTACGTGGACGGGGCGACGGGCCGCCGCGCGGAGGCGCTCTTCCGCTCCGGCCCCGGGCGCGGCACGCGGCGTACGGACCTCCAGGCGGCGCTGGCCGGGCGGGCCGCGGAGTTGGGCGTACGGGTCGTGGAGCGGCGGGTCGGCGAGGTCGTCCAGAACGAGAAGCGGGTGGCCGCCGCCGGGCTGTCGGCCCGGTGGCTGGTCGCGGCGGACGGGCTCCACTCGCCGCTGCGGCGCTCCCTGGGCCTGGGCGTACCCGCCGCGCCGGGCCGGCCCGCGCGGTACGGATTGCGTCGGCACTACGCGGTCGCGCCGTGGAGCGACCTGGTGGAGGTCCACTGGTCGCCGGGGTGCGAGGCCTACGTGACCCCGGTCGGGCCGGATCGGATCGGCGTGGCGGTGCTCACCTCGTGGCAGGAGCCGTTCGACGCGCAGTTGGCCCGCTTCCCGCTGCTGGCCGCCCGCCTGCCGGCGCCCGGCCCGGGGGCGACGGTGCGCGGGGCCGGGCCGCTGTGGCAACGGGCGCGGACGCGGGTGGCCGGGCGGGTGCTGTTCGTCGGGGACGCGGCCGGGTACGTCGACGCGCTCACCGGGGAGGGGCTGACGTTGGCGCTCTCGGCGGCGGGGGAGCTCGTACGGTGCCTGCGCGCGGGCCGGCCGCAGGAGTACGAGCGGGCCTGGCGGCGGCTGTCGCGGGACTACCGGGCCCTGACGACCTCCCTGCTGTGGGCCCGGCGCCGACCCGCGTTGGCCCGGCGGATCGTGCCCCTGGCGGCGCGGCTGCCGGGGGTGTTCTCGGGTGCGGTGAACCTGCTGGCGCGATGA
- a CDS encoding isoprenylcysteine carboxylmethyltransferase family protein, whose product MSLACYLLFLALVAVERLAELVTARRHTAWSLARGGREYGRGHYPVMVVLHTALLVGCAVEAAYRPFLPALGWTALALALAAQGLRWWCVGALGPRWNTRVIVVPGLPLVLAGPYRWLRHPNYVAVVVEGVALPLVHSAWLTAVAFTVANAALLRVRIRCEDAALAGATGTRPPVAAGAAGGAP is encoded by the coding sequence ATGTCGTTGGCCTGCTACCTGCTGTTCCTCGCCCTGGTGGCCGTCGAGCGGCTGGCCGAACTGGTCACCGCCCGACGGCATACCGCCTGGAGTTTGGCGCGGGGCGGCCGCGAGTACGGGCGGGGCCACTACCCCGTCATGGTCGTCCTGCACACCGCACTGCTGGTGGGGTGCGCGGTGGAGGCGGCGTACCGGCCGTTCCTGCCCGCGCTCGGCTGGACGGCGCTCGCGTTGGCGCTCGCGGCGCAGGGGCTGCGCTGGTGGTGTGTCGGCGCCCTCGGGCCGCGCTGGAACACGCGGGTGATCGTGGTACCGGGCCTGCCGCTGGTGCTCGCGGGCCCGTACCGGTGGTTGCGGCACCCGAACTACGTGGCCGTGGTGGTGGAGGGGGTCGCGCTGCCGCTGGTGCACTCGGCCTGGCTGACGGCCGTCGCCTTCACGGTGGCCAACGCGGCGCTGCTGCGCGTGCGGATCCGCTGTGAGGACGCGGCGTTGGCCGGCGCGACGGGGACGCGGCCGCCGGTGGCGGCGGGGGCGGCGGGGGGCGCGCCGTGA
- a CDS encoding 3-oxoacyl-[acyl-carrier-protein] synthase III C-terminal domain-containing protein → MTRVLAVRSVFPPHRYPQPLITRALARCLPPGADAARLRRVHAAAGVETRHLALPLEEYGPGGDFGAANARFVATASELGAAAVDAAFAGADLDPGEVGTVLSTTVTGLATPSLEARLADRCGLRPDVRRLPLFGLGCAAGAAGLGRVHDMLTGRPADAALLLSTELCSLTLQPSDTSMANLVAGALFGDGAGALVAVGAEHPRHGSGAGPLVVDARSRLYPGTGDLLGWDIGHWGFRMVLGRELPELVRMHVAEEVESFLAGHDLKPGDVDVWVCHPGGPRILDVLAEALGLSGEAFAASRRSLAEVGNLSSASVLHILGGVQSAGPPAPGAVGLMLAFGPGFASELVLLRW, encoded by the coding sequence ATGACACGTGTTCTGGCAGTGCGCAGCGTGTTCCCGCCCCACCGGTACCCGCAGCCCTTGATCACGCGGGCGCTCGCCCGCTGCCTGCCGCCCGGCGCGGACGCGGCGCGGCTGCGCCGGGTGCACGCGGCGGCCGGGGTCGAGACGCGGCACCTGGCGCTCCCGCTGGAGGAGTACGGTCCGGGTGGTGATTTCGGGGCCGCCAACGCCCGCTTCGTGGCGACCGCGTCGGAGCTGGGGGCCGCCGCCGTCGACGCCGCGTTCGCCGGCGCGGATCTGGATCCGGGCGAGGTGGGCACGGTGCTGTCCACGACCGTGACCGGGCTCGCGACACCCTCGCTGGAGGCCCGGCTCGCCGACCGCTGCGGGCTGCGTCCCGACGTACGGCGACTGCCGCTGTTCGGGCTGGGCTGCGCGGCCGGGGCGGCGGGGCTCGGCCGGGTGCACGACATGTTGACGGGCCGCCCGGCGGACGCGGCCCTGCTGCTGTCCACGGAGCTGTGCTCGCTGACGCTCCAGCCGTCGGACACCTCGATGGCGAACCTGGTGGCCGGGGCGCTCTTCGGGGACGGGGCCGGGGCACTGGTCGCGGTGGGCGCGGAGCACCCCCGGCACGGCAGCGGCGCCGGGCCGCTGGTGGTGGACGCGCGCAGCCGGCTCTATCCGGGGACCGGGGACCTGCTGGGCTGGGACATCGGCCACTGGGGGTTCCGCATGGTGCTGGGCCGTGAACTGCCCGAGCTGGTGCGGATGCACGTGGCGGAGGAGGTCGAGTCCTTCCTCGCCGGGCACGACCTCAAGCCCGGCGATGTCGACGTCTGGGTGTGTCATCCGGGCGGTCCGAGGATCCTCGACGTGCTGGCGGAGGCGTTGGGCCTGTCCGGGGAGGCGTTCGCGGCGAGCCGTCGCTCGCTGGCCGAGGTGGGCAACCTCTCCTCCGCGTCCGTGCTGCACATTCTGGGCGGCGTCCAGTCGGCCGGGCCGCCGGCGCCGGGCGCGGTGGGGTTGATGCTGGCCTTCGGGCCGGGTTTCGCGTCCGAACTCGTCCTGCTGCGGTGGTGA
- a CDS encoding UbiA family prenyltransferase: MLRGPRRGGRAWARRDGLTAGAVAAGQLSVGWCNDRVDLRRDLAAGRRDKPLVTGAVRPAAVTAAALTALLLCVPLSLACGTAAGVAHLVGVAAAWAYDLRLKSTACSWLPYALAFGLLPAFVTLGLPGAPWPPLWLTVAAALLGAGAHLANVLPDIADDLAAGVRGLPQRLGARRSAPLAGLLVFGSTVALVAGPPGRVGPYGWALLALTCALLLTTARAPGRAPFLAVLGVAGADVLLLLLRGAGFR; the protein is encoded by the coding sequence GTGCTCCGCGGCCCTCGCCGCGGCGGCCGGGCGTGGGCTCGCCGGGACGGCCTCACGGCCGGCGCGGTCGCGGCGGGTCAGCTCTCGGTGGGCTGGTGCAACGACCGGGTCGACCTGCGCCGTGACCTGGCCGCCGGGCGCCGCGACAAACCCCTGGTGACGGGCGCGGTCCGGCCCGCCGCCGTCACCGCGGCCGCGCTGACGGCGCTGCTGCTGTGCGTACCGCTCTCGCTCGCCTGCGGGACGGCGGCCGGCGTCGCGCACCTGGTGGGGGTGGCGGCCGCCTGGGCGTACGACCTGCGACTCAAGAGCACGGCCTGCTCCTGGCTCCCGTACGCCCTCGCCTTCGGGCTGCTGCCCGCGTTCGTCACGCTCGGGCTGCCCGGGGCGCCCTGGCCGCCGCTGTGGCTGACGGTCGCCGCCGCCCTGCTGGGCGCGGGCGCGCACCTCGCCAACGTCCTGCCCGACATCGCCGACGACCTCGCCGCCGGCGTACGGGGACTGCCGCAGCGCCTCGGGGCCCGCCGCTCGGCGCCGCTCGCCGGGCTGCTGGTGTTCGGCTCGACGGTGGCCCTGGTCGCCGGGCCGCCGGGGCGCGTGGGCCCGTACGGCTGGGCCCTGCTCGCGCTGACCTGCGCCCTGCTCCTGACGACCGCCCGCGCGCCCGGCCGCGCCCCCTTCCTGGCCGTCCTGGGCGTCGCGGGCGCCGACGTGCTGCTCCTGCTGCTGCGCGGGGCGGGGTTTCGTTAG
- a CDS encoding PHP domain-containing protein, producing MDPVAALDRIAFLLERAQAPTYRVRAFRTAAAALNGMGAEETAERAAAGSLEAVKGIGPKTARVVVEALRGEIPAYLRTLEDEAAALPTGRPPSTPDALALRAALRGDCHVHSDWSDGGSPIDAMGRAAAALGHDWAVLTDHSPSLKVARGLSPERLREQLAVVAELNATWAPFRLLTGIECDILLDGSLDQEPELLDGLDLVVGSVHSKLRMDSPAMTRRMLAAVANPLMDVLGHCTGRLVTGRKRPESTFDAEAVFAACAESGTAVEINSRPERLDPPRRLLRQAVAAGVFFAVDTDAHAPGQLDWQLLGCERAAECGVPRERVINTWSAEELRAWTRTRRPPKA from the coding sequence ATGGACCCGGTGGCCGCGCTGGACCGGATCGCGTTCCTGCTGGAACGGGCGCAGGCGCCCACGTACCGGGTGCGGGCCTTCCGTACGGCCGCCGCCGCGCTGAACGGCATGGGCGCCGAGGAGACGGCCGAGCGGGCCGCGGCCGGTTCCCTGGAGGCGGTCAAGGGCATCGGGCCCAAGACCGCGCGGGTGGTGGTGGAGGCGCTGCGCGGGGAGATCCCGGCGTACCTGCGCACGCTGGAGGACGAGGCGGCCGCCCTGCCCACCGGCCGGCCCCCGTCCACGCCGGACGCCCTCGCCCTGCGCGCCGCGCTGCGCGGGGACTGCCACGTGCACTCGGACTGGTCGGACGGCGGCAGTCCGATCGACGCCATGGGTCGGGCGGCAGCAGCGCTGGGGCACGACTGGGCGGTGCTCACGGACCATTCGCCGAGCCTGAAGGTGGCCCGGGGCCTGTCGCCGGAGCGGCTGCGCGAACAGCTCGCCGTGGTGGCGGAGCTGAACGCGACCTGGGCGCCGTTTCGGCTGCTCACCGGCATCGAGTGCGACATCCTGCTCGACGGCTCCCTCGATCAGGAGCCGGAGCTGCTGGACGGGCTGGACCTGGTCGTGGGGTCGGTGCACTCGAAGCTGCGGATGGACTCGCCGGCGATGACGCGGCGGATGCTCGCGGCGGTGGCGAACCCGCTGATGGACGTCCTCGGGCACTGCACGGGCCGGCTGGTGACGGGCCGGAAGCGCCCGGAGTCGACGTTCGACGCGGAGGCCGTGTTCGCGGCGTGCGCGGAGTCCGGCACGGCGGTGGAGATCAACAGCCGGCCCGAGCGGCTGGATCCGCCCCGGCGGCTGCTGCGGCAGGCCGTCGCGGCGGGGGTCTTCTTCGCCGTCGACACCGACGCCCACGCGCCGGGCCAGCTGGACTGGCAGCTCCTGGGCTGCGAACGGGCGGCGGAGTGCGGGGTGCCCCGGGAGCGGGTGATCAACACCTGGTCGGCGGAGGAACTCCGCGCCTGGACCCGTACCCGCCGCCCGCCGAAGGCCTGA
- a CDS encoding VOC family protein yields MARDLEASQRFYAAVVGWSFRPAPLGDAFSIAVMDRVPVAGIGALATDLAVAVAWTPYFAVDDVDVAASRIRERSGTVAVGPVSFPSGGRAALVSDPDGAVFGVWDGPVASGWRVGAGPAPAWLELRTRNAFDAALFYGEVLEWATGRPGCCEVSYEEERVVLRQGGEPVARIDSGPVEPGAYTPHTRPRWHVHFRVADLEPAIESAIDLGGRVVSVISEDATERSITLRDPDGALFTLTMTIPKSTEESGEESGEESPEEPTAG; encoded by the coding sequence ATGGCCCGCGACCTGGAGGCGTCCCAGCGCTTCTACGCCGCCGTCGTGGGGTGGAGCTTCCGTCCGGCGCCCCTCGGGGACGCGTTCTCGATCGCGGTGATGGACCGGGTGCCCGTGGCGGGCATCGGGGCGCTCGCCACGGACCTGGCCGTCGCGGTGGCCTGGACCCCGTACTTCGCGGTCGACGACGTCGACGTGGCGGCGAGCCGGATCCGGGAGCGCAGCGGCACCGTGGCGGTCGGCCCGGTGTCCTTCCCCTCGGGCGGTCGCGCGGCCCTGGTCTCCGATCCGGACGGCGCGGTCTTCGGGGTGTGGGACGGGCCCGTCGCCTCGGGCTGGCGGGTCGGCGCCGGCCCCGCTCCGGCGTGGCTGGAACTGCGCACCCGCAACGCGTTCGACGCGGCGCTGTTCTACGGGGAGGTCCTGGAGTGGGCCACGGGCCGCCCCGGCTGCTGCGAGGTGTCCTACGAGGAGGAGCGGGTCGTGCTGCGGCAGGGCGGGGAGCCGGTGGCCCGCATCGACAGCGGCCCGGTCGAGCCGGGGGCGTACACCCCGCACACCCGACCCCGCTGGCACGTCCACTTCCGCGTGGCCGATCTGGAGCCGGCGATCGAGTCCGCGATCGACCTGGGCGGCCGCGTCGTGTCGGTGATCAGCGAGGACGCCACCGAACGCTCGATCACGCTGCGCGACCCGGACGGCGCCCTGTTCACCCTGACCATGACGATCCCGAAGTCCACCGAGGAGTCCGGCGAGGAGTCCGGCGAGGAGTCTCCCGAGGAGCCCACCGCCGGCTGA
- a CDS encoding 2-oxoglutarate and iron-dependent oxygenase domain-containing protein, whose amino-acid sequence MVSSQVPVIDLRPWRSGGPDARAPIAARVDEALQAAGFLLVTGHGVDPTLPARIREAARAFFRLPPARKRPYAVTVGGRGWLGPGAEANSYAEGEPSPPDMKESWSFAADEPTGVPEVDAEWFRPNTWPAEVPELRPLVEEYLTAMRALSDELLELLAAALTLPDDHFTRHTGHPTWGFNINWYPGTETVGPPLPGQFRIGAHTDFGTVTVLDREPGAGGLQIHTDAEGWQDAPYDPAALTVNIGDLLARWTGDRWRAGRHRVLPPPADAPAEELVSLVYFYECDAHTRVESLPAPLGRVVHAPVDSHAYLRGKLDAITVR is encoded by the coding sequence ATGGTCAGTTCCCAGGTCCCGGTCATCGACCTCCGGCCGTGGCGCTCCGGCGGGCCCGACGCCCGCGCCCCGATCGCGGCGCGGGTCGACGAGGCCCTCCAGGCCGCCGGGTTCCTGCTCGTCACCGGCCACGGCGTGGACCCGACCCTGCCCGCCCGGATCCGCGAGGCGGCCCGCGCCTTCTTCCGGCTGCCGCCCGCACGCAAGCGGCCCTACGCCGTCACCGTCGGCGGACGCGGCTGGCTCGGCCCCGGCGCGGAGGCCAACAGCTACGCGGAGGGGGAACCGTCCCCACCCGACATGAAGGAGTCCTGGTCCTTCGCGGCCGACGAGCCGACGGGCGTCCCCGAGGTCGACGCCGAGTGGTTCCGGCCGAACACCTGGCCCGCCGAGGTGCCCGAACTGCGTCCGCTGGTCGAGGAGTACCTCACGGCGATGCGCGCCCTCTCCGACGAACTGCTGGAACTGCTCGCGGCGGCCCTGACCCTGCCCGACGACCACTTCACCCGGCACACCGGCCACCCCACCTGGGGCTTCAACATCAACTGGTACCCCGGCACCGAAACCGTCGGCCCGCCCCTGCCCGGACAGTTCCGCATCGGCGCGCACACGGACTTCGGGACCGTCACCGTCCTCGACCGCGAACCGGGCGCCGGCGGCCTCCAGATCCACACCGACGCCGAAGGCTGGCAGGACGCCCCCTACGATCCGGCCGCCCTCACCGTCAACATCGGCGACCTGCTGGCCCGCTGGACCGGCGACCGCTGGCGGGCGGGCCGCCACCGGGTCCTGCCACCGCCCGCCGACGCGCCCGCCGAGGAACTCGTCTCGCTGGTCTACTTCTACGAGTGCGACGCGCACACCCGCGTCGAATCCCTGCCCGCGCCCCTCGGCCGCGTCGTCCACGCCCCGGTCGACTCGCACGCGTACCTGCGCGGCAAACTGGACGCGATCACCGTCCGCTGA